The Paramisgurnus dabryanus chromosome 6, PD_genome_1.1, whole genome shotgun sequence genome has a window encoding:
- the buc gene encoding bucky ball, which translates to MEGINNTSQSMGVGQPHHPVNHTRPFFYVQPPSQPYYMYQWPMNPYGHYGYPGPAALHFSRPYMAPYQFMQYPGYVVPHAPVQPVDYRRLNPHFPSVASYDLRVRHHFQQPSMQRETACTEVQTDPSDSVNKLMDKIEGLRVCEQKAGDKGVNAVVSSTPDVIQGEKLTSLNEESKLELASQEGKEDQGNQVRPTTYSDSAYDAESSQGRLDECVLSDVLPLDSSSVHEEEDLEDDDHPQCVSDEMPCQNEKSATSATGNVFGSGMISTAGPTELCDLEMLDLHGDLASDFEQVQNISDVAAAAEPLIKLSEDFDLPYQILRLPCNKATTGLSLEREIDPLVYFDSPTLLPQQNYLSSIGGAYSYSYYPQVAQERQSVLSPSIDELSSRDEMFSTDVEDLDLIPGHVYVGGGRLAETSDVPVRSRKELPSAEKSCFVCQKMCACCGSSLQDEGGMYKMAELCSHPERDLSNEVSDQDCDYDIEGEVRSNCESPRMSKRKCCSRHTLPSCGHHCIKHRHRKLLCEGQESFELREQARVHPKGECCEEYGALTKADKRTQKGSFCRPCIERLWREGVVSDQENWGSCGAKPRSWRQVSGPQDQGRTPLRKPPCKTHLQQRPRSEYDDCETDFTYCQRGRGAMKKRGTRY; encoded by the exons ATGGAAG GAATAAATAACACGTCACAATCAATGGGAGTTGGGCAACCTCACCATCCAGTAAACCACACCAGACCATTTTTCTATGTTCAGCCACCATCTCAGCCTTATTACATGTATCAATGGCCCATGAATCCATATGGACACTATGGTTATCCAGGGCCTG CTGCTTTGCACTTTAGCCGTCCTTACATGGCCCCTTATCAGTTTATGCAGTACCCAGGGTATGTGGTTCCACATGCACCAGTGCAGCCAGTTGATTACAGAAGACTCAACCCCCACTTCCCCTCAGTTGCGTCCTATGACTTGCGAGTGCGTCACCACTTTCAGCAACCGAGTATGCAGCGGGAGACTGCCTGTACTGAGGTTCAAACAGATCCTAGTGATTCAGTCAACAAACTGATGGACAAAATTGAGGGTCTTCGGGTCTGTGAACAAAAAGCAGGTGACAAGGGGGTTAACGCAGTGGTTTCCTCTACACCTGATGTGATTCAGGGAGAGAAATTGACATCTTTAAATGAAGAGTCCAAATTGGAACTTGCATCTCAGGAAGGCAAGGAAGATCAGGGGAATCAAGTCAGGCCCACAACCTACAGTGACTCTGCGTATGATGCAGAGTCTAGCCAGGGTAGACTGGATGAATGCGTGTTATCCGATGTGCTGCCTCTTGACAGTTCCTCTGTCCATGAGGAAGAGGATCTTGAGGATGATGACCACCCACAGTGTGTTTCTGATGAAATGCCCTGCCAAAATGAAAAGTCTGCAACCAGTGCCACTGGCAACGTGTTTGGTAGCGGTATGATAAGCACTGCAGGTCCAACAGAGCTCTGTGATTTGGAGATGCTTGACTTGCATGGTGACTTGGCCTCTGATTTTGAGCAGGTACAGAATATTTCTGATGTTGCGGCAGCTGCAGAACCTCTGATAAAGCTGTCTGAGGATTTTGACCTGCCATATCAAATTCTTCGCCTGCCCTGCAACAAAGCAACGACTGGCCTCAGTCTCGAACGAGAGATTGACCCACTTGTGTACTTTGATTCTCCTACTCTACTGCCTCAACAAAATTACTTGTCCTCCATTGGTGGTGCATATTCCTATAGCTACTACCCTCAGGTGGCCCAAGAGCGCCAGAGCGTTCTGAGTCCATCCATAGATGAGCTATCCTCCAGAGATGAAATGTTTTCCACTGATGTCGAAGATCTTGATCTCATTCCCGGACATGTTTACGTGGGTGGTGGCAGACTGGCTGAAACCAGCGACGTACCCGTTCGCTCTCGAAAAGAGCTCCCGAGTGCTGAAAAATCTTGCTTTGTCTGCCAGAAAATGTGTGCTTGCTGTGGCTCAAGCCTGCAGGATGAGGGAGGGATGTACAAAATGGCTGAACTCTGCAGCCATCCTGAGCGGGACCTTTCTAATGAGGTGTCTGATCAAGATTGCGACTATGACATTGAAGGAGAGGTTCGGAGTAACTGCGAGTCTCCGAGGATGTCCAAAAGGAAGTGCTGCAGCAGGCACACACTGCCCTCGTGTGGACATCACTGCATCAAGCACAGGCACAGAAAGCTGCTATGTGAGGGCCAGGAGAGCTTTGAGCTACGTGAGCAAGCTCGGGTGCATCCTAAAGGGGAGTGCTGTGAGGAGTATGGTGCTCTGACTAAAGCAGATAAGAGAACTCAAAAGGGTTCCTTTTGCAGGCCTTGTATTG AACGACTATGGCGAGAGGGAGTTGTGTCTGACCAAGAGAACTGGGGAAGCTGTGGTGCCAAGCCAAGGTCCTGGAGGCAAGTTAGTGGCCCTCAAGATCAAG